A window of Actinomadura viridis genomic DNA:
GAGTACCTGATGTCCACCGCCTACATCGTCGTCACCGTCCTGGGGGCCGCCATGGCCGCCTTCTCGGCCGGTTCCGTCTTCTTCCGCGCCGCGTGGGTCGTGCAGCCCCTGGCCGAGTACGGCGTGCCGCGCTCGTGGTGGCCCTGGCTCGGTACGGCCAAGGCCGCGGGGGCGGCGGGGCTGCTGGCCGGCCTGTTCGTGCCGGTGATCGGTGTCGTGGCGGGCATCGGCCTGGTGCTTTACTTCACCGGTGCCGTCATCACCGTGCTCCGGGCACGTTCGTACTCCCACACCCCGTTCCCGCTGATGTACATGGCGCCCGTGGTCGGTTCGCTGGCGCTGGGATTCGCCGCCTGAGCCGCCCAC
This region includes:
- a CDS encoding DoxX family protein, with amino-acid sequence MSTAYIVVTVLGAAMAAFSAGSVFFRAAWVVQPLAEYGVPRSWWPWLGTAKAAGAAGLLAGLFVPVIGVVAGIGLVLYFTGAVITVLRARSYSHTPFPLMYMAPVVGSLALGFAA